A region of Pyxidicoccus parkwaysis DNA encodes the following proteins:
- a CDS encoding GNAT family N-acetyltransferase: MATDKPQPQDALEVRVRRIHRRDLNRTWEFLKLVFRDVNRETVEYQRPRSKRRFMEVYTSEWIEQLLYEVDGEIVGYSECAFEATGDDNWVNPRWFEKRGMRPLFVEELAVHPDYQGRGVGSFMMDQLQHLARTRGCTHLVLEVAENNESALAWYRARNFYKLDAAIFMAQKVPGEPDLLPPRRIKRRPKVSPEAAASPNTGPMPETPAAKPAARKGRAAAKKSG, translated from the coding sequence ATGGCGACGGACAAGCCCCAGCCCCAGGACGCGCTCGAGGTTCGCGTCCGCCGCATCCACCGCAGGGACCTCAACCGGACCTGGGAGTTCCTCAAGCTCGTCTTCCGCGACGTCAACCGCGAGACGGTGGAGTACCAGCGCCCGCGCTCCAAGCGGCGCTTCATGGAGGTCTACACCTCCGAGTGGATTGAGCAGCTCCTCTACGAGGTGGACGGGGAGATTGTCGGCTACTCGGAGTGCGCCTTCGAGGCCACCGGAGACGACAACTGGGTGAACCCGCGCTGGTTCGAGAAGCGGGGCATGCGGCCGCTCTTCGTGGAGGAGCTGGCGGTGCACCCGGACTACCAGGGACGCGGCGTGGGCAGCTTCATGATGGATCAGCTCCAGCACCTGGCCCGCACGCGCGGCTGCACGCACCTGGTGCTGGAGGTGGCGGAGAACAACGAGTCCGCGCTGGCGTGGTACCGGGCGCGCAACTTCTACAAGCTGGATGCCGCCATCTTCATGGCGCAGAAGGTGCCCGGCGAGCCGGACCTGCTGCCCCCGCGCCGTATCAAGCGGCGGCCGAAGGTCTCCCCGGAGGCCGCGGCGAGCCCCAACACCGGCCCCATGCCGGAGACGCCCGCCGCGAAGCCGGCCGCGCGCAAGGGACGCGCGGCGGCGAAGAAGAGCGGCTGA
- a CDS encoding alpha/beta hydrolase family protein, translating to MNLSGPLRRALALLTLLLGTTAAAQAAGVGFRELALKDPVGGGPMTGLVFYPATQPSEPLPVDLWRVDAGRELEPVPGRYPLVLISHGHGGSRWGHHDFATALAREGFVVASLDHPGASYKDANGPLAGTDAVWLGRALHVRALLDGVLADPTVGPSVDPGRVGALGFSAGGYTTLLLAGAVPDFGRLDKYCRSKKQTVLCGILPKVRVTRPDLKDTAEPRIRAIFTMAPVGVFFDKAALKNVKVPVRLYAAAKDEVLPVADHAGHVRASLPTKPEYTLVPRAGHYVFLAPCTPETKAGEPELCEDPPGVDREKLHREWTADAVRFFTRTLAPAPVKP from the coding sequence ATGAACCTGTCCGGACCGCTCCGCCGAGCCCTTGCGCTCCTCACCCTCCTGCTGGGAACCACGGCCGCCGCCCAGGCCGCGGGCGTGGGCTTCCGCGAGCTGGCGCTGAAGGACCCCGTCGGCGGCGGCCCCATGACGGGCCTCGTCTTCTATCCGGCCACCCAGCCCTCCGAGCCGCTCCCCGTGGACCTCTGGCGCGTCGACGCGGGACGCGAGCTGGAGCCCGTCCCCGGCCGCTACCCGCTGGTGCTCATCTCCCACGGGCATGGCGGCAGCCGGTGGGGACACCACGACTTCGCCACGGCGCTCGCGCGCGAGGGTTTCGTCGTCGCGTCGCTGGACCACCCCGGCGCCAGCTACAAGGACGCCAATGGCCCGCTGGCCGGCACGGACGCGGTGTGGCTCGGACGGGCCCTCCACGTGCGGGCACTGCTCGACGGCGTGCTGGCGGACCCGACGGTGGGGCCCTCGGTGGACCCGGGCCGTGTGGGCGCGCTGGGCTTCTCCGCCGGGGGCTACACCACGCTGCTGCTGGCGGGCGCGGTGCCGGACTTCGGACGGCTGGACAAGTACTGCCGCTCGAAGAAGCAGACCGTGCTCTGCGGAATCCTGCCGAAGGTTCGCGTCACGCGTCCGGACCTGAAGGACACCGCGGAGCCGCGCATCCGCGCCATCTTCACCATGGCCCCGGTGGGCGTCTTCTTCGACAAGGCGGCCCTGAAGAACGTGAAGGTGCCCGTACGCCTGTACGCCGCCGCGAAGGACGAGGTGCTTCCGGTGGCGGACCACGCCGGCCACGTGCGCGCGTCGCTGCCCACGAAACCCGAGTACACGCTCGTCCCGCGCGCGGGGCACTACGTCTTCCTCGCCCCGTGCACTCCGGAGACGAAGGCCGGAGAGCCGGAGCTGTGCGAGGACCCGCCCGGCGTGGACCGCGAGAAGCTCCACCGCGAGTGGACCGCGGACGCGGTGCGCTTCTTCACCCGAACGCTGGCGCCCGCTCCCGTGAAGCCTTGA
- a CDS encoding serine/threonine-protein kinase: MTRPSDGDLRTDTVLRNTYKIASVLGRGGMGSVYLAQHLRLPGKQVAVKVLRGGEHLTQEIFTRFRREAEIASRLGHPNIVEVLDYDTLEDGTPFLVLEFLRGESLQSRLERGRIPLDEVFSYTRQMGSALQAAHGAGIVHRDLKPANVFLVPTDSGGVVGQRLKLLDFGISKVLTSETLQTQEATLIGTPQYMSPEQAMGKNREIDARTDIFALGCIVYEMMSGKPVFGAGTLAQMIFRVVYEPAEPLGPLCPEAPASAVSAVHRALSKSADERYPDVASFVEALTGSPLHTLSPPSGAQPLPRTPKAPSGIALPSQDAPKAPSGIALPTQQDAAEAFEATVAPGSVRVAPDATGRMGVVEMTPGGSGTGRFGVQPASGGPSTGRMGMVQPEPSGMARMDPPALEPTLISKQTDGVIPRAPQPVTAMTPPSQPVPQPLPFSIAPGSQQPGVATPASQSGAMAAAQPVAAPVSQPVSMPVAAAQPVGVPVAPQPAAKGRAPLIAAAVALFVAGGGVVWWMGHSGTSTPAPNTNPQATVQQPATGTNTGTQQPATGIQQVAAVQQPATGTQPQTAAPNGTEPGTPPQTATPNGTEPGTTATPPTVANTPPDKTPERPVGRPETKEVLPEEVAQLLAEGEKALASGDGKAAVDIARKSLRVKKTAAAYSLTTRGFCQMGDLGGARGELAKVARSDRARVLKYCQQHETDLSP; encoded by the coding sequence ATGACCCGACCCTCCGACGGTGACCTCCGTACCGACACCGTCTTGCGCAACACCTACAAGATTGCCTCCGTGCTGGGACGGGGCGGCATGGGCTCGGTGTACCTGGCCCAGCACCTGCGGCTTCCCGGCAAGCAGGTGGCGGTCAAGGTGCTGCGCGGCGGTGAGCACCTGACGCAGGAAATCTTCACCCGCTTCCGGCGCGAGGCGGAAATCGCCTCCAGGCTCGGCCACCCCAACATCGTCGAGGTGCTGGACTACGACACGCTGGAGGACGGCACCCCGTTCCTGGTGCTGGAGTTCCTGCGCGGCGAGAGCCTCCAGTCCCGGCTGGAGCGCGGGCGAATCCCGCTGGACGAGGTCTTCTCCTATACGCGGCAGATGGGCTCGGCGCTCCAGGCGGCGCACGGCGCGGGCATCGTCCACCGCGACTTGAAGCCAGCCAACGTCTTCCTGGTGCCCACCGACTCCGGCGGCGTGGTGGGGCAGCGGTTGAAGTTGCTCGACTTCGGCATCTCCAAGGTCCTCACCTCGGAGACGCTGCAGACGCAGGAAGCCACGCTCATCGGCACGCCGCAGTACATGTCGCCCGAGCAGGCGATGGGGAAGAACCGCGAAATCGACGCGCGCACGGACATCTTCGCGCTCGGCTGCATCGTCTACGAGATGATGTCCGGCAAGCCCGTGTTCGGCGCGGGCACGCTGGCGCAGATGATCTTCCGCGTGGTGTACGAGCCGGCCGAGCCCCTCGGCCCGCTCTGCCCGGAGGCCCCCGCGAGTGCCGTGTCCGCGGTGCACCGCGCGCTCTCCAAGAGCGCCGACGAGCGCTACCCCGACGTGGCCTCCTTCGTGGAAGCGCTGACGGGCAGCCCGCTGCACACGCTGTCTCCGCCGTCGGGCGCGCAGCCCCTGCCGCGCACTCCGAAGGCGCCGTCGGGCATCGCCCTGCCCTCGCAGGACGCGCCGAAGGCGCCGTCGGGCATTGCCCTGCCCACGCAGCAGGACGCGGCCGAGGCCTTCGAGGCCACGGTGGCTCCAGGCAGCGTGAGGGTGGCGCCGGACGCCACGGGCCGCATGGGCGTCGTGGAGATGACTCCGGGCGGCTCAGGCACCGGGCGCTTCGGAGTGCAGCCCGCGAGCGGTGGGCCGTCCACGGGACGCATGGGCATGGTGCAGCCCGAGCCCTCGGGCATGGCTCGGATGGACCCGCCGGCCCTGGAGCCCACGCTCATCTCCAAGCAGACCGACGGCGTGATTCCGCGCGCGCCGCAGCCCGTCACCGCGATGACGCCGCCGTCGCAGCCCGTGCCGCAGCCGCTGCCCTTCTCGATTGCGCCCGGCTCACAACAGCCTGGAGTGGCGACACCCGCGTCGCAGTCCGGCGCGATGGCGGCCGCGCAGCCCGTCGCCGCTCCCGTCTCGCAGCCGGTCTCCATGCCCGTGGCGGCGGCCCAGCCCGTCGGCGTGCCGGTGGCACCGCAGCCGGCGGCGAAGGGCCGCGCACCGTTGATTGCCGCGGCCGTGGCGCTCTTCGTCGCGGGCGGTGGCGTCGTCTGGTGGATGGGCCATAGCGGGACGTCCACCCCTGCGCCGAACACGAACCCGCAGGCCACCGTGCAGCAGCCCGCGACGGGCACGAACACCGGCACCCAGCAGCCCGCGACGGGCATCCAGCAGGTCGCCGCCGTGCAGCAGCCCGCGACGGGCACCCAGCCGCAGACCGCGGCGCCCAATGGCACCGAGCCGGGCACCCCGCCGCAGACCGCGACGCCCAATGGCACCGAGCCGGGCACCACGGCCACCCCGCCCACCGTGGCCAACACCCCGCCGGACAAGACCCCCGAGCGTCCCGTGGGGCGGCCGGAGACGAAGGAGGTCCTGCCCGAGGAGGTGGCGCAGCTCCTCGCGGAGGGCGAGAAGGCGCTGGCGTCGGGCGACGGGAAGGCGGCCGTCGACATCGCCCGCAAGAGCCTGCGCGTGAAGAAGACCGCGGCCGCGTACTCGCTCACCACCCGGGGCTTCTGCCAGATGGGGGACCTGGGCGGTGCGAGGGGCGAATTGGCGAAGGTGGCCCGCTCCGACCGGGCCCGCGTCCTCAAGTACTGCCAGCAGCACGAAACCGACCTCAGTCCCTGA
- a CDS encoding vWA domain-containing protein: MGHEKPVEPFSDLHVEEGKVRAVLLHDPTVEGLDVAIYMDASGSMKDEYTYNTPSRSFLEWIRGAPLKEAANQVEPQVQWMLEYLATKDRNGMLRVAYWACGASGREVEVVGELKGVDVKQYKFPGAKKLGSHTYLTPALKDYVKYLKEQVPQGARRGCAVIVTDGQLHDAEEVEKFSEQVAKEIAAGKLPRLNFVLVGVGDGIDEEQLEHIAHTEFPGVGHLWCHRIAKEITQVAELVAVLVDENMTVAAGGTIYDDKGKVLKTYEGRLPAVLEFDVPEGAESFTLEVNGQRFTQPLPDEDHHDEDEDHH; this comes from the coding sequence ATGGGACACGAGAAGCCGGTAGAGCCGTTTTCCGACCTCCATGTCGAGGAGGGGAAGGTGCGCGCGGTGCTGCTGCACGACCCCACCGTGGAGGGCCTGGACGTGGCCATCTACATGGACGCGTCGGGCAGCATGAAGGACGAGTACACGTACAACACGCCCTCCCGCAGCTTCCTGGAGTGGATTCGTGGCGCGCCGCTGAAGGAGGCCGCCAACCAGGTCGAGCCGCAGGTGCAGTGGATGCTGGAGTACCTGGCCACCAAGGACCGCAACGGCATGCTGCGCGTGGCCTACTGGGCGTGCGGCGCGTCCGGCCGTGAAGTGGAAGTCGTGGGCGAGCTGAAGGGCGTGGACGTGAAGCAGTACAAGTTCCCCGGCGCGAAGAAGCTCGGGAGCCACACGTACCTGACGCCCGCGCTGAAGGACTACGTGAAGTACCTCAAGGAGCAGGTGCCGCAGGGCGCCCGCCGAGGGTGCGCCGTCATCGTCACCGACGGCCAGCTCCACGACGCGGAGGAAGTCGAGAAGTTCTCCGAGCAGGTGGCCAAGGAGATTGCCGCCGGCAAGCTGCCGCGCCTCAACTTCGTGCTCGTCGGCGTGGGTGACGGCATCGACGAGGAGCAGCTCGAGCACATCGCCCACACCGAGTTCCCGGGCGTGGGGCACCTGTGGTGCCACCGCATCGCGAAGGAAATCACCCAGGTGGCGGAGCTGGTGGCGGTGCTCGTCGACGAGAACATGACCGTCGCGGCGGGCGGCACCATCTACGACGACAAGGGCAAGGTGCTGAAGACGTACGAAGGCCGGCTGCCCGCGGTGCTGGAGTTCGACGTGCCCGAGGGCGCCGAGAGCTTCACGCTGGAGGTGAACGGCCAGCGCTTCACGCAGCCGCTGCCGGATGAGGACCACCACGATGAGGACGAGGACCACCACTGA
- a CDS encoding vWA domain-containing protein, with product MAGHEVIVRPFSDVHRMGSKVVATLLHDPTVEGLDVALYMDGSASMEDEYGPRGVLAKLAPVKNLVEPQMRWMLEYLASKDRDGAVRVAYWATGDGSQLEALGDLTAVQAKDYRFPGPRFYGKATVMLPVLRDFVAHMKQQVPKGAKQGLAVIITDSQLSDGNDVRAYATQVAKEIAAGRLPRMNFVFVGVGDQVDEEQMEEISHEKYPGVGHLWCHRIADRMEEMAELVAVLVDETMTVAAGGTITDEQGKVLKSYEGRLPAVLEFDVPATCKAFTLEVAGQKFTQPIPEEHEDEDHHEEEAKQPEPVSAPSPATSRKHGGHRH from the coding sequence ATGGCCGGACATGAAGTCATCGTGCGTCCGTTCTCGGACGTGCACCGGATGGGGAGCAAGGTCGTCGCCACGCTGCTGCACGACCCGACGGTGGAGGGGCTGGACGTGGCCCTCTACATGGACGGCTCGGCGAGCATGGAGGACGAGTACGGCCCACGCGGGGTGCTGGCGAAGTTGGCGCCAGTGAAGAACCTCGTGGAGCCGCAGATGCGGTGGATGCTCGAGTACCTCGCGAGCAAGGACCGCGACGGCGCGGTGCGCGTGGCGTACTGGGCCACGGGCGACGGCAGCCAGTTGGAGGCGCTCGGTGATTTGACGGCGGTGCAGGCGAAGGACTACCGCTTCCCGGGGCCGCGCTTCTACGGCAAGGCCACGGTGATGCTGCCGGTGCTGCGCGACTTCGTGGCGCACATGAAGCAGCAGGTGCCGAAGGGCGCGAAGCAGGGGCTCGCGGTCATCATCACCGACTCGCAGCTCTCGGATGGCAACGACGTGCGGGCCTACGCCACGCAGGTGGCGAAGGAAATCGCGGCGGGCCGCCTGCCCCGGATGAACTTCGTGTTCGTCGGCGTGGGTGACCAGGTGGACGAGGAGCAGATGGAGGAGATTTCCCACGAGAAGTATCCGGGCGTGGGACACCTCTGGTGCCACCGCATCGCCGACCGCATGGAGGAGATGGCGGAGCTGGTGGCCGTGCTGGTGGACGAAACGATGACCGTCGCGGCCGGCGGCACCATCACCGACGAGCAGGGCAAGGTGCTGAAGTCGTACGAGGGCCGGCTGCCGGCGGTGCTGGAGTTCGACGTGCCGGCCACGTGCAAGGCCTTCACCCTGGAGGTGGCGGGACAGAAGTTCACCCAGCCCATCCCCGAGGAGCACGAGGACGAGGACCACCACGAGGAGGAGGCGAAGCAGCCCGAGCCCGTGAGTGCGCCCTCCCCCGCCACGTCCCGCAAGCACGGCGGCCACCGCCACTAG
- a CDS encoding ammonium transporter produces MKKWLAVALLVGVGVAGLLVSPAAQVKQGGPINGADTAWILTATALVLLMTPGLSFFYGGMVRLKNVVSTLLQSFIAMAVISLLWVVVGFSLSFGDSFHGLIGDPRTFFMFSGVGGETHPDLAPTIPLLLFALFQLKFAIITPALITGAFAERVRFKAYVLFMVLFTLFIYAPLAHWTWHPEGFLRQWGVLDFAGGTVVHMSAGFAALAGALVLGRRTVHVENAPHTPANVPFVMLGTGMLWFGWFGFNAGSALSASSLATLAFATTNTASAAAMLGWMAFDWLRGRKPSGMGACVGAVVGLVAVTPAAGFITVGQSIVVGLVASFVSNAAAHFKSRTAIDDTLDVFPCHGLGGVVGMVLTGVLAKDVGLIYGQTKTFLMHMLALVLVSVFSFVGSYLLYKLVDLFVPLRVTREQEDLGLDLSQHGETVGEVPVAPGAPHVPAAAASAPVAEPAEPRGPSVPLPA; encoded by the coding sequence ATGAAGAAGTGGTTGGCGGTGGCCCTTCTGGTGGGTGTGGGTGTGGCGGGCCTGCTGGTGAGCCCGGCGGCGCAGGTGAAGCAGGGGGGGCCCATCAACGGTGCGGACACCGCGTGGATCCTCACGGCGACGGCGCTGGTGCTGCTGATGACGCCCGGCCTGTCCTTCTTCTACGGCGGCATGGTGCGGCTGAAGAACGTGGTCTCCACGTTGCTCCAGAGCTTCATCGCCATGGCGGTCATCAGCCTGCTCTGGGTGGTGGTGGGCTTCAGCCTGAGCTTCGGTGACAGCTTCCACGGGCTCATCGGCGACCCGCGCACGTTCTTCATGTTCAGCGGCGTGGGCGGCGAGACGCACCCGGACCTGGCGCCCACCATTCCCCTGCTGCTCTTCGCGCTGTTCCAGCTCAAGTTCGCCATCATCACCCCCGCGCTCATCACCGGCGCGTTCGCCGAGCGGGTGCGCTTCAAGGCGTACGTGCTGTTCATGGTGCTCTTCACGCTGTTCATCTACGCGCCGCTGGCGCACTGGACGTGGCACCCGGAGGGCTTCCTGCGCCAGTGGGGGGTGCTGGACTTCGCGGGCGGCACGGTGGTGCACATGTCCGCGGGCTTCGCGGCGCTGGCGGGCGCGCTGGTGCTGGGGCGGCGGACGGTGCACGTGGAGAACGCGCCGCACACGCCGGCCAACGTCCCCTTCGTGATGCTGGGCACGGGCATGCTGTGGTTCGGCTGGTTCGGCTTCAACGCGGGCTCGGCGCTGTCTGCCTCGTCGCTGGCGACGCTGGCCTTCGCGACGACGAACACGGCCTCGGCGGCGGCGATGCTGGGGTGGATGGCCTTCGACTGGCTGCGCGGCCGCAAGCCGAGCGGCATGGGCGCCTGCGTGGGCGCGGTGGTGGGCCTCGTGGCGGTGACGCCGGCGGCGGGCTTCATCACCGTGGGCCAGAGCATCGTGGTGGGCCTCGTCGCCAGCTTCGTGAGCAACGCGGCGGCGCACTTCAAGAGCCGCACCGCCATCGACGACACGCTGGACGTGTTCCCCTGCCACGGCCTGGGCGGCGTGGTGGGCATGGTGCTGACGGGCGTGCTGGCGAAGGACGTGGGCCTCATCTACGGGCAGACGAAGACCTTCCTCATGCACATGCTGGCGCTGGTGCTGGTGTCCGTCTTCTCCTTCGTGGGCTCGTACCTGCTCTACAAGCTGGTGGACCTCTTCGTCCCGCTGCGCGTCACGCGTGAGCAGGAGGACCTGGGGCTCGACCTCAGCCAGCATGGCGAGACGGTGGGCGAGGTGCCCGTGGCGCCCGGCGCGCCGCACGTGCCCGCCGCCGCGGCCTCGGCCCCCGTCGCGGAGCCCGCCGAGCCGCGCGGCCCCTCCGTGCCGCTGCCCGCCTGA